A portion of the Salmo trutta chromosome 1, fSalTru1.1, whole genome shotgun sequence genome contains these proteins:
- the LOC115195645 gene encoding rho-associated protein kinase 2-like: protein MSSGAEKRLDSRLKKLEFMIRDPKSALNLESLLESMNALALDLDYPALRKNKNIDTFLNRSVAPVVPELSSDIDTSNFDEIKDDKGDVETFPTPRAFVGNQLPFVGFTYFKEDQLLRGGNKGISVEDCKDSSEEKEDSIEGELQNKLHCLEEQLNHEMQAKDDLEHKCKTTTSRLEKLVKELDEEMSSRQRVESSLRQLERERALLQHQSAENLRRVEMEADRKRSLENELNSLRDQLEELKRRNQNSPISNEKNIHLQRQLVEATAVLAEEQEAAGRLRRSQSEAQKQAQALEFNLRELVDNCTQLENAKMGLEQQLMGLQADLEAERRDRSLGTEIILDLQGHIQGLEEEVKQVKGSLSNSQTEKRQLQHRLTDMEKEKSNQEIDLAFKLKSLQQSFDMERAEHKATKTRLADKNQIYESIEEAKSEALKGMERTLQEERSYKLQLESRLLHLEKEYSMLDCDYKQAEHKLDKLRTHKDKLAEEVKNLSLCMEQEEQKRMLSQNDLNAQTQQVTALCSSEKQLKQELNHLLDMKHSLEKQNQELSRERQETDGQLKEMKDQLETEQYFTTLYKTQIRELKEECDKRNKLYNDILQRLEEYQEERDSLAAQLGVSLTKVDSEQLARSIAEEQYSNLEKEKIMKELEIKDMMARHRQELGDKEATIGSLEESNSTLTVDVANLANEKEELNNQLKEMQQQLQKAREEERHMNSVKMSFEKNLQTERTLKIQAVNKLSEIMNRREMMRTGRHRDDTLDMRRKEKENRKLQLELRSEKEKLNSTIIKYQREINDMQAVLSDESQVRMELQMALDSKDSDIEQLRCQLTSLSIHSMDSISSGNDLDKDDSGYPDTRLEGWLSLPVKNTKRFGWDRRYVVVSSKKILFYNSEMDREQSNPYMILDIDKLFHVRPVTQTDVYRADTKEIPRIFQILYANEGESKREQEFAVEPPALAGEHSSYVTHKGHEFIPTLCHLPSSCEACTRPLWNVFKPPPALECRRCHTKCHKDHLDRNEEAIAPCRVNYDLSTAKDLLLLAGSQEEQQRWVSRLIRRIPRKHPGPASVAQAAEPPSHSSPRLSPGASPCNSPSLSPHRGAIKVQHSRQQTQPAGKPSLPL, encoded by the exons CCGTGGCCCCAGTAGTACCAGAGCTGAGCAGTGACATAGACACCAGTAACTTTGACGAGATTAAGGATGACAAAGGCGACGTGGAGACCTTTCCCACACCAAGGGCCTTTGTGGGCAACCAGCTGCCATTCGTGGGCTTCACCTACTTCAAGGAAGACCA GCTGCTGAGAGGTGGGAATAAAGGGATATCTGTGGAGGACTGTAAGGATAGCTCTGAGGAAAAAGAGGACAGCATCGAAGGAGAG CTACAAAATAAACTCCATTGTCTGGAGGAGCAGCTCAACCATGAGATGCAGGCCAAAGACGACCTGGAGCACAAGTGCAA gactACCACTAGTCGTCTAGAGAAGCTGGTCAAAGAGCTCGACGAGGAG ATGAGCAGCAGGCAGAGAGTGGAGTCATCTCTGaggcagctggagagagagagggccctgCTGCAGCACCAGAGTGCTGAGAACCTCCGCAGGGTGGAGATGGAGGCAGACAGGAAACGCAGCCTCGAGAATGAGC TTAACAGCCTGCGGGACCAGCTTGAAGAGCTGAAGAGGAGGAACCAGAACTCTCCGATCTCCAATGAGAAGAACATCCACCTGCAAAGACAG CTGGTGGAGGCAACAGCGGTGCTAGCCGAGGAGCAGGAGGCGGCGGGGCGGCTGCGGAGAAGCCAGTCAGAGGCCCAGAAGCAGGCCCAGGCCCTGGAGTTCAACCTCAGGGAACTGGTGGACAACTGCACCCAGCTGGAGAACGCCAAGATGGGCCTGGAGCAGCAGCTGATgggcctgcaggctgacctgGAGGCCGAGAGGAGGGACCGCAGCCTAGGGACAGAGATTATACTGGACCTGCAGg ggcatatccagggtctggaggaggaggtgaagcaAGTGAAGGGTTCTCTCTCCAATTCACAGACGGAGAAGAGGCAGCTACAGCATAGGCTCACTGACATGGAAAAG GAGAAGAGCAACCAAGAGATTGACCTGGCGTTCAAGCTCAAGTCACTGCAGCAGAGCTTTGACATGGAGCGGGCAGAGCACAAGGCCACCAAGACACGCCTGGCCGACAAGAACCAGATCTACGAGTCCATCGAAGAAGCCAAGTCTGAGGCCCTGAaag GGATGGAGCGGACGCTGCAGGAGGAGCGGAGCTACAAGCTGCAGTTGGAGTCCAGACTGCTGCACCTGGAGAAGGAGTACTCCATGCTGGACTGTGACTACAAGCAGGCTGAGCACAAACTGGACAAGCTGCGCACGCACAAGGACAAACTCgctgaggag GTGAAAAACCTGAGCCTGTGTATGGAGCAGGAGGAGCAAAAGCGCATGCTGAGCCAGAATGACCTGAATGCCCAGACCCAGCAGGTGACTGCCCTGTGCTCCTCGGAGAAGCAGCTGAAGCAGGAGCTCAACCACCTGCTAGACATGAAGCACAGCCTGGAGAAACAGAACCAGGAGCTAAGCAG ggagagacaggagactgaCGGACAGCTGAAGGAGATGAAGGACCAGCTGGAGACAGAACAGTATTTCACG ACCCTGTACAAGACCCAGATCCGGGAGCTGAAGGAGGAGTGTGATAAGAGGAACAAGCTGTATAACGACATTCTGCAGAGACTGGAGGAGTACCAGGAGGAGAG GGATTCCCTGGCAGCACAGCTGGGGGTGAGCCTGACAAAGGTGGACTCTGAACAGCTGGCGCGCTCCATCGCCGAGGAGCAGTACTCCAATCTGGAGAAGGAGAAGATCATGAAGGAGCTGGAGATCAAGGACATGATGGCCCGACACAGGCAGGAGCTAGGGGACAAGGAGGCCACCATCGGCTCG TTGGAGGAGTCCAACAGCACCCTGACCGTGGACGTGGCCAACCTGGCCAATGAGAAAGAGGAGCTCAATAACCAACTGAAGGAGATGCAGCAAC AGCTCCAGAAggccagggaggaggagagacataTGAACAGCGTGAAGATGTCCTTCGAGAAGAATCTGCAGACGGAGAGAACGCTTAAGATACAG GCGGTCAACAAGCTGTCTGAAATCATGAACCGGAGGGAGATGATGCGTACGGGTCGCCACCGCGACGACACCCTGGACATGCgcaggaaggagaaggagaacagGAAGCTACAGCTGGAGCTGAGGTCGGAGAAGGAGAAACTCAACAGTACCATCATCAAGTACCAAAGAGAGATAAACGATATGCAGGCG GTGTTATCAGATGAGAGCCAGGTACGCATGGAGCTCCAGATGGCCTTGGACAGTAAGGATAGTGACATTGAGCAGCTGCGCTGTCAGCTGACCTCTCTTAGCATCCACTCTATGGACTCCATCAGCAGCGGTAACGACCTGGACAAGGACGACAGCGGTTACCCAG ATACCAGGCTGGAGGGCTGGCTATCACTTCCGGTGAAGAACACCAAGAGATTTGGATGGGATAGAAGG tacgtGGTGGTAAGCAGTAAGAAGATCTTGTTCTACAATAGTGAGATGGACCGAGAGCAGTCCAACCCCTACATGATCCTAGACATTGA TAAGCTGTTCCACGTCCGACCGGTCACTCAAACAGACGTGTACCGTGCTGACACCAAAGAAATCCCCAGGATATTCCAG ATCCTTTACGCCAATGAGGGCGAGAGCAAGCGGGAGCAGGAGTTTGCGGTGGAGCCGCCGGCGCTGGCGGGCGAGCACTCCTCCTACGTCACGCACAAGGGTCACGAGTTTATCCCCACTCTCTGCCACCTGCCGTCGAGCTGTGAGGCATGCACGCGGCCCCTGTGGAACGTGTTCAAGCCGCCGCCCGCGCTGGAGTGCCGCCGCTGCCACACCAAGTGTCACAAGGACCACTTAGACCGGAATGAGGAGGCCATCGCCCCCTGCAGGG TGAACTACGACTTATCCACGGCCAAAGACCTACTCCTATTGGCCGGCTCTCAGGAGGAGCAACAGCGATGGGTCAGCCGGCTAATCAGACGCATCCCGAGGAAACACCCTGGACCCGCCTCCGTGGCCCAAGCTGCCGAGCCACCCTCCCACTCCTCCCCCCGACTCTCTCCTGGCGCCTCCCCCTGCAACTCTCCAAGCCTGTCCCCCCACCGCGGAGCCATCAAGGTCCAGCACAGTCGCCAGCAGACTCAGCCTGCAGGGAAGCCCAG CTTACCTCTGTAA